In Micromonospora cremea, the genomic window GGCCGGTCGCGCTCGACGGCAGGCATTCGCGCACCCGCAGAGATTACCGCTGTGTCCCGTTCGGGCAACGGCCCGGCGACGGTGGTCAGGATCGGCGGGCGGTCTCCTCGGCGGGTGTCTCGGCGAAGAGCGCGAGCAGATCGCCGACCTGGCGGTCGGCCTCGGCGGGGTGCCGGAAATGGCCGGCCGGGTTGAGGGTGTACTCGTTGCGCCGTCCGACCCGGGTGCGCTGCAGGTAGCCGCCGGCCTCCAGGTCGGCGACGATCGCCTGCGCGGCCCGCTCGGTCACGCCGACCTCGGCCGCCACGTCGCGCAGCCGCGCGGTGGGGTCGCGGGCGATGGCGAGCAGAACGTGCCCGTGGTTGGTGAGGAATGTCCAGTTCCGGCCGCCGCTGTCGCCAGCCGCCGTCGCTGTGCTCGCCATCGTGGGTCCGCCTCTCCGGTTGCCGCCGCGCCCTCGGAGCGTCGCCGGAGCACCGGCCCAGGGGCAACGTATGAAATCTATATCACGCATATCTTGACGCATCTTGCGGTGCGTGTGACCGTGGAGCCCGAGTCAGCGCCCGCCGCCGCCCCGCTGAAGAGTCGGCTGAGCAGGTCAAACGCGTGGAGGAGAGGTGCGGGGATGAGCCGTCCCGGTACACCCGGCGGCCAGCCGGGTCCGCAGCGGACCCCGGACCGGGTGCCGGCCGATCCGGCCCAGGCGTACGCCGAACTGGCTGCCGGCAACCGCCGCTTCGTCAACGGCACCCCGCGCCATCCCAATCAGGACGCCGGGCACCGCGCGGCGGTGGCTGACGGGCAGCATCCGTTCGCGGTGGTCGTCGGCTGCTCCGACTCCCGGTTGGCCGCCGAGATCATCTTTGATCGTGGGCTGGGTGACCTGTTCGTGGTCCGCACCGCGGGGCACACCACCGGCCCGGAGGTCCTGGGCAGCGTGGAGTACGCGGTGACCGTGCTCGGCACCCCTTTGGTGGTGGTGCTCGGCCACGACTCGTGCGGTGCGGTACAGGCGGCCCGGGAGTCGGCCGCCACCGGCAC contains:
- a CDS encoding helix-turn-helix transcriptional regulator, with amino-acid sequence MASTATAAGDSGGRNWTFLTNHGHVLLAIARDPTARLRDVAAEVGVTERAAQAIVADLEAGGYLQRTRVGRRNEYTLNPAGHFRHPAEADRQVGDLLALFAETPAEETARRS
- a CDS encoding carbonic anhydrase, whose translation is MSRPGTPGGQPGPQRTPDRVPADPAQAYAELAAGNRRFVNGTPRHPNQDAGHRAAVADGQHPFAVVVGCSDSRLAAEIIFDRGLGDLFVVRTAGHTTGPEVLGSVEYAVTVLGTPLVVVLGHDSCGAVQAARESAATGTPPQGHLRAVVDAVLPSLRRAAAEGVDDIDGIVDIHIAQTVEALLGQSPVLAAEVAQGRCAVVGVSYRLAAGMVRPVAAVPAATLDVPTGASTPAA